In Lycium ferocissimum isolate CSIRO_LF1 unplaced genomic scaffold, AGI_CSIRO_Lferr_CH_V1 ctg4429, whole genome shotgun sequence, the following are encoded in one genomic region:
- the LOC132044403 gene encoding alpha-soluble NSF attachment protein, with amino-acid sequence MGDHIARGEDFEKKAEKKLTGWGLFGSKYEDAADLFDKAGNCFKLAKSWDQAGATYVKLANCHIKLDSKHEAANAYADAAHCYKKSNTKEAISCLEQAVNMFLEIGRLNMSARYYKEIAELYEQEQNLEQAISYYEKAADLFSSEDVTTTANQCKQKVAQFSAQIEKYPRAIEIFEEIARHSVNNNLLKYGVRGHLLNAGICQLCKGDVVAINNALERYQELDPTFSGTRECKLLVDLAAAIDEEDVAKFTDAVKEYDSMTQLDAWRTTLLLRVKETLKAKELEEDDLT; translated from the exons ATGGGGGATCACATAGCAAGAGGTGAAGATTTCGAGAAGAAGGCTGAGAAAAAACTCACTGGTTGGGGCCTTTTTGGTTCCAAATACGAAGATGCTGCTGATCTCTTTGATAAAGCTGGCAATTGCTTTAAACTCGCCAAATCAT GGGATCAAGCTGGAGCAACATATGTTAAATTGGCTAATTGTCATATTAAG TTGGATAGCAAACATGAGGCTGCTAATGCTTATGCTGATGCTGCTCATTGCTACAAGAAGTCAAATACTAAAG AGGCAATATCGTGTTTAGAGCAGGCAGTGAACATGTTTCTGGAAATTGGAAGGCTAAATATGTCTGCGAGATATTACAAG GAAATTGCTGAATTATATGAGCAAGAGCAAAACTTGGAGCAGGCTATTAGTTACTACGAGAAGGCAGCTGATCTTTTTTCAAGTGAAGATGTAACAACAACTGCAAATCAATGCAAGCAGAAAGTTGCTCAATTCTCTGCTCAAATAGAGAA ATATCCGAGAGCGATCGAGATCTTTGAGGAGATTGCACGTCACTCAGTCAACAACAACTTGTTGAAGTATGGAGTTAGAGGACATCTTCTTAATGCTGGTATTTGCCAACTTTGTAAAGGTGATGTTGTTGCAATCAACAATGCCTTGGAGCGATATCAG GAGCTGGATCCAACATTTTCAGGGACACGTGAATGCAAATTGCTAGTG GATTTGGCAGCTGCGATTGATGAGGAAGATGTTGCAAAGTTCACCGATGCTGTCAAAGAATACGATAGCATGACACAACTG GATGCTTGGAGGACAACACTGCTTCTAAGAGTCAAGGAAACATTGAAGGCGAAGGAGCTCGAGGAAGACGATCTGACTTAA